One genomic region from Anabaena sp. PCC 7108 encodes:
- the dnaB gene encoding replicative DNA helicase, whose product MAEELNFQSDASNRLPPQNIEAEEAILGGILLDPEAIGRVSDHLVPEAFYINAHREIYQAALRLHAQSKPTDLLSLTTWLTDNDKLTLIGGRNKLATLVDRTVSAVNIDALAGLVVEKYLRRQLIKAGNEIVHLGFETETELPIVLDQAEQKVFGVTQEKPQSGLVHISDTLINAFQEVEKRHEGISLPGIPCGFYDLDAMTTGFQRSDLIIVAGRPSMGKTAFCLNLAHNIAAGYKLPVAVFSLEMSKEQLVQRLLASEAGIETSYLRSGRISQSQWEPLSRAIGMLSDMPIFIDDTANITVTQMRSQARRLQAEQNMQLGLIVIDYLQLMEGAGDNRVQELSRITRSLKGLARELSVPIIALSQLSRGVESRTNKRPMLSDLRESGSIEQDADLVIMLYRDEYYSPDTPDRGIAEVIVAKHRNGPTGTVKLLFDPQFTKFKNLARPNNY is encoded by the coding sequence ATGGCTGAAGAATTAAATTTTCAAAGTGATGCTAGTAATCGCCTACCACCCCAAAACATTGAAGCAGAAGAAGCTATTTTGGGGGGAATTCTATTAGATCCAGAAGCAATTGGTCGAGTTAGCGATCATCTCGTCCCTGAAGCCTTTTACATTAACGCCCATAGAGAAATATATCAAGCCGCCTTGCGTCTTCACGCTCAAAGTAAACCCACAGACTTACTTTCCCTTACCACTTGGCTAACTGATAACGATAAACTTACTCTCATTGGTGGTAGAAATAAATTAGCAACTTTAGTAGATCGCACAGTTTCAGCCGTTAACATAGATGCATTAGCAGGATTAGTAGTTGAAAAATACCTACGACGACAATTAATTAAAGCTGGTAATGAAATTGTCCATCTTGGTTTTGAAACAGAAACTGAGTTACCCATAGTTCTTGACCAAGCAGAACAGAAAGTTTTTGGTGTTACTCAAGAAAAACCTCAATCAGGTTTAGTTCACATTTCTGACACCCTGATTAATGCCTTCCAAGAAGTAGAAAAAAGACATGAAGGTATTTCTTTACCAGGTATTCCCTGCGGTTTCTATGATTTAGATGCCATGACCACTGGGTTTCAGCGCTCTGATTTAATTATCGTCGCTGGTAGGCCATCAATGGGAAAAACCGCATTTTGCTTGAACCTAGCTCACAATATCGCTGCTGGTTACAAATTACCAGTAGCTGTTTTTAGTTTGGAAATGTCCAAAGAACAATTAGTACAGCGACTATTAGCCAGTGAAGCGGGAATTGAAACTAGTTATTTACGCAGCGGACGTATTAGTCAAAGCCAGTGGGAACCTTTGAGTCGTGCTATTGGTATGCTGTCAGATATGCCAATTTTTATCGACGATACTGCAAATATTACAGTTACTCAAATGCGGAGTCAAGCGCGACGACTTCAAGCAGAACAAAATATGCAATTGGGATTAATTGTGATCGATTACTTGCAACTAATGGAAGGAGCAGGTGATAATCGTGTTCAGGAATTATCCAGAATTACGCGATCGCTCAAAGGTTTAGCCCGTGAATTATCTGTACCAATTATAGCCCTATCTCAGTTAAGCCGAGGCGTGGAATCTCGCACCAACAAACGCCCGATGTTATCTGATTTACGTGAATCGGGTTCGATCGAACAGGACGCGGATTTAGTAATCATGCTATACCGTGATGAGTATTATTCACCAGATACACCAGATCGGGGAATAGCTGAAGTGATAGTGGCTAAACACCGTAACGGGCCAACAGGTACGGTCAAACTTTTATTTGATCCTCAGTTTACAAAGTTTAAAAACCTAGCTCGACCAAATAATTATTAA
- a CDS encoding cytochrome c biogenesis protein CcdA, with translation MLEILQTQIYQLEQFANSLVANQLTHLSIVSIAIIFVAGLLTSLTPCMLSMLPITIGYIGGYEAKTRLQAAAQSTWFALGLATTLAGMGIIAGLVGKVYGQVGIGLPIIVSIIAIIMGLNLLEALPIQFPSLNETNWISQDLPPGVRSYSIGLTFGLVASPCSTPVLASLLGWVANTQDLILGAVLLLSYTAGYVAPLILAGTFTAAIKKILELRRWSGWINPVSGALLVGFGVFSLLSRIPIASF, from the coding sequence ATGCTGGAGATTCTACAAACACAAATTTATCAACTTGAACAGTTCGCAAACAGCCTTGTTGCTAACCAACTCACCCACCTTAGCATCGTCAGCATTGCCATTATTTTTGTCGCCGGCTTACTCACCAGCCTTACGCCCTGTATGCTGTCTATGCTGCCCATTACCATAGGCTATATCGGCGGTTATGAAGCTAAAACCCGCTTACAAGCAGCAGCCCAATCAACTTGGTTTGCCTTGGGATTAGCAACTACACTTGCAGGGATGGGAATCATAGCAGGTTTAGTTGGAAAAGTCTACGGTCAAGTAGGAATTGGCTTACCAATTATTGTGAGCATTATTGCTATCATTATGGGATTGAACTTATTAGAAGCATTACCCATACAATTTCCTTCTTTGAATGAAACAAATTGGATTTCCCAAGATTTACCTCCTGGAGTGCGTTCATACTCGATTGGATTAACATTTGGATTAGTCGCTTCCCCTTGTAGCACACCAGTTTTAGCCAGTTTATTAGGTTGGGTTGCGAACACCCAAGATTTAATTTTAGGTGCTGTTTTACTACTTTCCTATACAGCCGGATATGTAGCCCCATTGATTTTAGCAGGTACATTTACTGCTGCCATTAAAAAAATATTAGAATTGCGACGTTGGTCTGGTTGGATAAATCCTGTCAGCGGTGCATTATTAGTAGGCTTTGGTGTTTTTTCTTTACTTTCTCGTATCCCTATTGCTAGTTTCTAG
- the rplI gene encoding 50S ribosomal protein L9, which produces MAKRVQLVLNQDITKLGKSGDLVDVAPGYARNYLIPQKLATHATPGILKQVERRREKQRQLQLELKAQAEEQKAAIEKAGSLKIAKQVGENEAIFGTVTTQDIAEAIQAATGQELDRRGITIPDINHLGTYKAEIKLHSEVAVQIDIEVVPS; this is translated from the coding sequence ATGGCGAAACGTGTGCAGTTAGTTTTAAATCAAGATATCACCAAACTGGGAAAATCCGGCGACCTAGTGGACGTAGCGCCCGGCTATGCTCGTAATTATCTGATTCCCCAAAAATTGGCAACTCATGCCACTCCTGGTATTCTCAAACAAGTAGAACGCCGTCGTGAAAAACAGCGTCAGTTACAACTAGAACTGAAAGCGCAAGCTGAAGAGCAAAAAGCAGCTATAGAAAAAGCTGGTAGCTTGAAAATTGCCAAGCAAGTTGGCGAAAACGAAGCTATCTTCGGTACAGTTACAACTCAAGATATCGCCGAAGCAATTCAAGCAGCTACTGGTCAAGAACTAGATCGGCGCGGTATTACAATCCCCGATATTAACCATTTGGGTACTTACAAAGCCGAAATTAAGTTGCATTCTGAAGTAGCAGTACAAATTGACATTGAAGTAGTTCCTAGCTAA
- a CDS encoding phasin family protein, translating into MNSENWLQQLMMLGIGTTSLVAEKLKEVSEELVKDGKLNPEQAKSVMDDIVEQLKSEQGNWDVQMQRQMRNMMQDLGVARQSEVDELRGRIDRLERQVRDLENRLWR; encoded by the coding sequence ATGAACAGCGAGAACTGGCTGCAACAACTAATGATGTTGGGTATTGGTACAACCTCTTTAGTAGCAGAAAAACTCAAGGAAGTAAGTGAGGAACTGGTGAAGGATGGTAAGCTTAATCCTGAACAAGCGAAATCCGTGATGGATGACATTGTAGAGCAATTAAAGTCAGAGCAAGGTAACTGGGACGTGCAAATGCAAAGACAAATGCGAAACATGATGCAAGATTTGGGGGTGGCTCGTCAGTCAGAGGTAGATGAACTCAGAGGCAGAATAGATCGTTTAGAGCGTCAAGTGAGAGATTTGGAAAATAGGCTTTGGCGTTAA
- a CDS encoding RNA chaperone Hfq gives MATTEFDTTLPSIRQVQNWIKQKPTVELKLVSGDLITGKVFWQDANCVCILDGNNEQITIWKQAIAYMKPQSETVLERGLVPRDAKVEVGKLNS, from the coding sequence ATGGCAACAACTGAATTTGACACAACTCTTCCTAGCATTCGACAAGTGCAAAATTGGATTAAACAAAAACCAACCGTCGAATTAAAGCTTGTGAGTGGAGACTTAATCACAGGTAAGGTTTTTTGGCAAGATGCTAATTGTGTATGTATTTTAGATGGAAACAATGAGCAAATCACTATTTGGAAGCAAGCGATCGCTTATATGAAACCACAAAGTGAGACCGTGTTGGAAAGAGGATTAGTCCCCAGAGATGCAAAAGTTGAAGTTGGCAAGTTAAATTCTTGA
- a CDS encoding FKBP-type peptidyl-prolyl cis-trans isomerase, with translation MLICVGSLILVQIGESKNTATASQLNQTKVARTTVIEENNNLIASHIMSDANVVATPSGLKYIELAKGDEKEATPQKGQTVVVHYVGTLENGKQFDSSRDRGKPFEFKIGIGQVIKGWDEGLSTMKIGDRRQLIIPPELGYGARGAGGVIPPNATLLFDVELLGIK, from the coding sequence ATGCTGATATGTGTTGGATCTTTAATATTGGTGCAAATTGGCGAGTCTAAAAATACTGCTACTGCATCTCAATTAAATCAGACAAAAGTAGCACGTACTACTGTAATTGAAGAAAACAATAATCTGATAGCGAGCCATATTATGTCGGATGCGAATGTCGTAGCTACCCCCTCTGGACTGAAGTATATTGAGTTAGCAAAGGGGGATGAAAAGGAAGCGACTCCTCAAAAAGGACAAACGGTTGTGGTTCATTATGTTGGTACTTTAGAAAATGGTAAGCAGTTTGATAGTTCACGCGATCGCGGAAAACCCTTCGAGTTTAAAATTGGTATCGGACAGGTAATCAAAGGCTGGGACGAAGGACTGAGTACGATGAAAATAGGCGATCGCCGTCAGCTAATCATCCCTCCAGAGTTAGGTTATGGTGCGCGGGGCGCTGGTGGAGTTATTCCACCTAATGCTACTTTGCTTTTTGATGTAGAATTACTGGGTATTAAGTAA
- a CDS encoding FAD-binding domain-containing protein — translation MSDLILFWHRRDLRISDNTGLAAARERSAKLVGVFCLDPDILQRDDIAPARVTYMIGCLQALQQQYSQAGSQLLILHKNPVIGIPVLAEALKAKAVFWNWDVEPYSQTRDIAVIDSLKAQGIEFLHQNWDQLLHAPTEIFSGSKTPYTVYTPFWKNWITKPKATPIETLPNFAGLTEQEQEIAQQAGAIKLPSAQDLGFSWDGELIISPGESAAETRLEIFTKSAINEYQEQRNFPAVDGTSQLSAALKFGVISIRKLWQATVEALENSPSEEVTASIRTWQQELAWREFYQHAMYHFPALSEGAYRDSFKNFPWRNNETHFQAWCEGKTGYPIVDAAMRQLNESGWMHNRCRMIVASFLTKDLIINPQWGEKYFMQKLIDGDLSANNGGWQWSASSGMDPKPLRIFNPASQTQKFDAEGEYIRQWVRELKSVETEYLISGNITPLERRAVGYPAPIIDHKKQQALFKQLYQNQKTAMN, via the coding sequence ATGTCTGACCTAATTCTGTTTTGGCATCGCCGGGATTTACGTATTTCTGATAATACAGGACTAGCCGCTGCACGAGAGCGAAGTGCAAAATTGGTAGGTGTATTTTGCCTCGATCCTGATATTTTGCAGCGAGATGACATAGCTCCTGCTAGAGTAACTTATATGATTGGCTGCTTGCAAGCACTGCAACAGCAATATAGTCAAGCTGGTAGCCAATTGTTAATTCTGCACAAAAACCCAGTGATAGGGATTCCGGTTTTAGCAGAGGCTTTAAAAGCTAAAGCTGTGTTTTGGAATTGGGACGTAGAACCATATTCACAAACAAGAGATATCGCCGTAATAGATTCTTTAAAAGCACAAGGAATTGAATTTCTTCACCAAAATTGGGATCAATTACTTCATGCACCAACAGAAATTTTTAGTGGTTCTAAAACGCCTTACACTGTTTATACTCCTTTTTGGAAAAATTGGATTACTAAACCCAAAGCAACTCCTATAGAAACTCTACCAAATTTTGCAGGTTTAACAGAACAAGAACAAGAAATTGCTCAACAAGCAGGCGCAATTAAATTACCATCTGCTCAAGATTTAGGATTTAGTTGGGATGGAGAATTAATTATTTCTCCAGGAGAATCAGCAGCAGAAACAAGGTTAGAAATATTTACCAAATCTGCTATTAATGAATACCAGGAACAACGCAATTTTCCCGCTGTCGATGGAACATCTCAATTAAGTGCAGCATTGAAATTTGGTGTAATTAGTATTCGTAAACTTTGGCAAGCTACAGTAGAAGCATTAGAAAATAGTCCTAGTGAAGAAGTTACAGCAAGTATCCGTACATGGCAACAAGAATTAGCCTGGCGGGAATTTTATCAACACGCCATGTATCACTTCCCTGCATTATCTGAAGGTGCATATAGAGATAGTTTCAAAAACTTTCCTTGGCGAAATAATGAGACACATTTTCAAGCTTGGTGTGAAGGAAAAACGGGTTATCCGATAGTTGATGCAGCCATGCGGCAGTTAAATGAAAGTGGCTGGATGCATAATAGATGTAGAATGATTGTTGCTAGTTTTTTAACTAAAGATTTAATTATTAATCCTCAATGGGGAGAAAAATATTTTATGCAGAAACTCATTGATGGTGATTTATCTGCTAATAATGGTGGTTGGCAATGGAGCGCTTCTAGTGGCATGGACCCCAAACCATTACGGATTTTTAACCCCGCAAGTCAAACGCAAAAGTTTGATGCAGAAGGAGAATATATTCGTCAATGGGTCAGAGAGTTAAAATCTGTAGAGACGGAGTATTTAATCAGTGGTAATATTACACCTTTAGAGCGTCGTGCTGTGGGTTATCCAGCACCAATTATAGATCATAAAAAGCAGCAGGCTTTGTTTAAACAATTGTATCAGAATCAAAAAACTGCTATGAATTAA
- a CDS encoding glycosyltransferase → MKSPRGFITILTGLYSFQDCIHFLASVRKFHQEPIIILIDRVPIILYPLLTAFKNVILKPAPAHENTVLSSRHAKIALYEASEFEQTIYLDSDICLLSDINDVFDSLQEYDFLITEDVQPDITKATNLLRGNQQELLPHVLSILQSIGLPLQPESIQYNSGIIAFRKTEKIKLFFDEFKQYFEIIKNNQDKLLLKDQGAFASAIASTKPKIKTLPPTYNYMSKWQGSYQIDTQIKVLHCTYPYRPQYAKNITRSLYTRLFDRLAQVFLPNQVTNPWRKK, encoded by the coding sequence ATGAAATCACCAAGAGGATTTATTACAATACTAACTGGACTTTACTCTTTCCAAGATTGTATACACTTTTTAGCATCAGTCAGGAAATTTCATCAAGAACCAATTATTATTTTAATTGACCGTGTTCCTATAATTTTATATCCTTTACTAACAGCTTTTAAAAATGTAATTTTAAAACCTGCACCTGCCCATGAAAACACAGTTTTATCTTCAAGACACGCCAAGATTGCTCTATACGAAGCATCAGAATTTGAGCAAACAATCTATTTAGATTCAGATATATGCCTACTATCTGACATCAATGACGTATTTGATAGTTTGCAAGAGTATGACTTTTTAATAACAGAAGATGTACAACCTGATATTACTAAAGCCACAAATTTATTGCGAGGTAATCAACAAGAACTATTACCCCATGTCCTATCAATTTTACAATCTATAGGCTTACCATTGCAACCTGAAAGCATACAGTATAATAGTGGTATTATAGCCTTTCGTAAAACCGAAAAAATCAAACTATTTTTTGATGAATTCAAACAGTATTTTGAAATAATTAAAAACAATCAAGATAAACTGCTACTCAAAGATCAAGGTGCTTTTGCCTCAGCGATAGCCTCAACCAAGCCAAAAATAAAAACCTTGCCACCTACCTATAACTATATGAGTAAATGGCAGGGTTCTTATCAAATTGATACACAAATAAAAGTTTTACACTGTACCTATCCTTATCGTCCTCAATATGCCAAGAATATCACTCGGAGCCTTTATACTAGATTATTTGACAGATTAGCTCAAGTATTTTTACCCAATCAAGTGACCAATCCCTGGCGTAAGAAATAA
- the dapF gene encoding diaminopimelate epimerase produces the protein MAIEFSKYHGLGNDFILIDNRSSSTPLITPEAAVKWCDRHFGIGANGVIFALPGDNGADYTMRIFNSDGSEPEMCGNGIRCLGAFLAELEGLSRTKDYYRIHTLAGVITPQLMDDGQVKVDMGLPRLLAKEIPTTLTPTDSKVINQPLEVAGKTWDVTCVSMGNPHCITFVEDVAAIQLETIGPKFENDPVFPQRINTEFIEVVNRNYLKMRVWERGAGITLACGTGACASLVAGVLNDLCDRTATIELPGGLLEIEWSEIDQRIYMTGPAERVFTGKF, from the coding sequence ATGGCAATCGAATTTAGTAAATATCACGGTTTAGGTAATGATTTCATTCTCATTGATAACCGTTCATCTTCTACACCCCTAATTACACCAGAAGCAGCGGTGAAATGGTGCGATCGTCATTTTGGTATTGGGGCTAATGGCGTAATTTTTGCCCTACCTGGTGACAACGGCGCTGACTACACCATGCGGATTTTTAATTCCGACGGTTCGGAACCGGAAATGTGTGGTAACGGCATTCGCTGTTTAGGGGCGTTTTTAGCTGAATTAGAAGGCTTATCTCGCACTAAAGACTATTATCGTATTCATACCCTGGCAGGTGTGATTACACCCCAACTCATGGACGATGGTCAAGTAAAGGTGGATATGGGACTACCCCGGTTACTTGCTAAAGAAATTCCTACCACTCTGACACCTACTGACAGTAAAGTGATTAATCAACCCTTAGAGGTGGCTGGGAAAACTTGGGATGTTACCTGTGTCAGTATGGGAAATCCTCATTGCATTACCTTTGTTGAAGATGTTGCTGCTATTCAACTGGAAACCATCGGACCTAAGTTTGAAAACGATCCAGTTTTTCCCCAAAGAATCAACACAGAATTTATCGAAGTAGTCAATCGTAATTACTTGAAAATGCGGGTTTGGGAACGTGGTGCAGGTATCACCTTAGCTTGTGGTACTGGTGCTTGTGCTTCCTTAGTAGCTGGGGTATTGAATGATTTATGCGATCGCACTGCAACTATAGAATTACCAGGAGGACTCTTAGAAATTGAATGGTCAGAAATTGACCAACGAATTTACATGACTGGACCTGCAGAACGAGTATTCACAGGCAAGTTTTAG
- the gloB gene encoding hydroxyacylglutathione hydrolase — MHVISIAALTDNYIFLLHDSKQNIAAVVDPAEAEPVLQQLEQLKAELVAIFNTHHHHDHVGANQQLIQKFPQVVVYGGVEDRGRIPGQQVFLQQGDRVQFSDRTAEVFFVPGHTRAHIAYYFPPVTALEAGELFCGDTLFAGGCGRLFEGTPAQMVDSLSKLRALPDNTRVWCAHEYTLSNLRFALTVDPDNIDLQKRYDQVKAMRDRHEGTIPSLLEIEKRTNPFLRWDKPSLQLTAKRNEPTQVFARIREMKDKF; from the coding sequence ATGCACGTAATTAGTATAGCAGCACTTACAGACAACTACATATTTTTGCTACATGATAGCAAACAAAATATTGCTGCGGTTGTTGATCCAGCAGAGGCGGAACCAGTATTACAGCAACTAGAGCAATTAAAAGCTGAGTTGGTAGCAATTTTTAACACACATCATCATCATGATCATGTAGGTGCTAATCAGCAGTTAATCCAAAAATTCCCTCAAGTAGTTGTTTATGGTGGAGTTGAGGATCGAGGAAGAATTCCCGGACAGCAGGTATTTTTACAACAAGGCGATCGCGTACAATTTAGCGATCGCACTGCTGAGGTATTTTTTGTTCCTGGACATACCCGCGCTCACATCGCTTACTACTTCCCCCCAGTCACAGCATTGGAAGCAGGGGAGTTGTTCTGTGGTGATACTCTGTTTGCGGGGGGTTGCGGTCGCTTATTTGAAGGCACACCAGCACAAATGGTAGACTCCTTAAGTAAACTCCGAGCTTTACCGGATAATACGCGCGTTTGGTGCGCCCACGAATACACCTTAAGTAACTTGCGATTTGCTCTTACCGTTGATCCTGATAACATCGACTTACAAAAACGTTACGATCAAGTTAAAGCTATGCGCGATCGCCACGAAGGAACAATTCCCTCACTTTTAGAAATAGAAAAGCGTACAAATCCTTTTTTGCGTTGGGATAAACCTTCGTTGCAATTAACAGCAAAACGTAATGAGCCTACTCAAGTATTTGCGCGAATTAGGGAAATGAAAGATAAATTTTAG
- a CDS encoding cation:proton antiporter, with product MQEDFRLIVDLVSVFAVAACGGLLAALLKQPVLLGYIIGGMVVGPSGLGLIKEVVQVETLAQFGVAFLLFALGVEFSLAELKKVKAIAIGGGSLQIALTILITVLVCGLTGAWGSLPAKGVFLGSILSLSSTAVVLKCLMERNETETPHGQVMLGILVVQDLALGLMLAVLPALHEPADVLGMAVLIALVRIGLFAAGAVVAGIWLIPPLLRLLARTESRELFLLGVVTLCLCIALLTEYLGLSIEMGAFVAGLMISEVEYADETLTIVEPLRDIFASLFFAAIGMLIDPVFLWNNLELILGLVALVFVGKFLIITPLVKLFGYPLKTALIAGLGLAQIGEFSFVLASEGQALGLVSRRIYLLILGTTAVTLMLTPFVLRLVPFLFDFAESMPWLKPYLVEDQARDFSEDVPRKDHIVVCGYGRIGKNLVRLLQQNQLPVVVIDQSESRVQQLRDAGIPYVYGNGVSFHVLETAGVNHAKGMAIALPDPASIRLCLKRALELSPELDLVVRATQDKNIEVLYQLGAREVVQPEFEASLEMATYLLTGVGLSPELVQQQMQEIRKDHYLELRPERSAAEVSEYLQQVTRDLNRRWYDLPSGSPLIGMSLEEADMRYLTGVSLMAIRRSHGEEIDYPNSQTQLQEGDRLLVVGESEELAALAEFAQGQVAVPNENNACQWVTVQADCPILGKNLADVINDEQYGVKVQAIRRDGKFIRFPHGSIDLKTGDQVLLCGSLSSLNQLQQFFIGACGLSLAHPTVKVGEVETT from the coding sequence GTGCAAGAGGATTTTAGATTAATTGTTGACTTAGTGTCAGTGTTTGCTGTCGCCGCCTGCGGTGGACTGTTAGCTGCACTCTTAAAACAACCAGTTTTACTGGGGTATATCATCGGCGGGATGGTTGTCGGACCATCTGGACTAGGGCTAATTAAAGAAGTTGTGCAGGTGGAAACCCTGGCGCAGTTTGGGGTAGCCTTTTTGTTGTTTGCCTTGGGTGTAGAATTTTCCTTGGCGGAACTCAAGAAGGTCAAAGCGATCGCTATTGGTGGCGGTAGTTTACAAATTGCCCTCACCATTTTAATCACGGTTTTGGTATGTGGGTTAACAGGCGCTTGGGGAAGTTTACCAGCTAAAGGTGTATTTTTGGGGTCAATTCTCTCTTTGTCGTCTACAGCAGTTGTCCTCAAATGCTTGATGGAACGCAACGAAACAGAAACACCCCACGGGCAGGTAATGCTGGGCATTTTGGTAGTGCAGGACTTGGCTTTAGGACTAATGTTGGCTGTATTACCAGCCCTCCATGAACCAGCTGATGTTCTTGGGATGGCGGTGTTAATAGCCCTGGTGAGGATTGGCTTATTTGCTGCTGGTGCAGTTGTAGCGGGAATTTGGTTAATCCCGCCTTTATTAAGACTGTTAGCGCGTACTGAAAGCCGAGAGTTATTTTTGTTAGGCGTGGTAACTCTGTGTTTATGTATTGCCCTATTAACAGAATATTTGGGGCTATCAATTGAGATGGGAGCGTTTGTCGCTGGGTTGATGATTTCTGAGGTTGAGTACGCCGACGAAACACTGACCATTGTTGAACCACTGCGGGATATCTTCGCCAGTTTGTTTTTCGCTGCGATTGGGATGTTAATTGACCCAGTATTTTTGTGGAACAATCTGGAACTGATTCTCGGACTTGTCGCCCTAGTGTTCGTAGGCAAGTTTTTAATTATCACACCTCTAGTTAAATTATTTGGCTATCCATTAAAAACCGCTTTAATTGCCGGGTTAGGACTGGCACAAATTGGAGAGTTTTCCTTTGTTCTGGCTAGTGAAGGACAGGCTTTGGGTTTAGTTTCCCGACGCATATATTTACTGATTTTGGGAACTACCGCAGTCACATTGATGTTGACTCCGTTTGTCTTGCGTCTAGTACCATTTTTATTTGATTTTGCTGAATCAATGCCTTGGCTAAAACCTTATTTGGTGGAAGATCAAGCCCGTGATTTTTCTGAAGATGTGCCACGGAAAGACCATATAGTAGTATGTGGCTACGGGCGAATTGGCAAAAATTTAGTGAGGTTGTTGCAGCAAAACCAGTTACCTGTGGTAGTTATTGACCAGTCAGAAAGTCGCGTTCAGCAGTTACGAGATGCTGGCATACCTTATGTTTATGGTAATGGCGTAAGTTTTCATGTGCTGGAAACTGCGGGTGTGAATCATGCTAAGGGAATGGCGATCGCTCTCCCTGATCCTGCAAGCATTCGTCTGTGCTTAAAACGGGCTTTGGAATTATCCCCAGAACTAGATTTAGTTGTCCGCGCTACTCAAGATAAGAATATTGAGGTGCTTTATCAACTAGGTGCGAGGGAAGTGGTGCAACCAGAGTTTGAAGCCAGTTTAGAAATGGCAACTTATTTGCTAACCGGTGTTGGTTTATCACCAGAGTTAGTGCAGCAACAAATGCAGGAAATCCGCAAGGATCATTATTTAGAATTGCGTCCAGAGCGTTCGGCTGCGGAAGTTTCCGAATATTTACAGCAAGTAACCCGTGATCTGAATCGTCGCTGGTATGATTTACCATCTGGTTCTCCCTTGATTGGAATGAGCTTGGAAGAAGCTGATATGCGCTACCTCACGGGTGTAAGTTTAATGGCTATACGACGATCTCACGGCGAGGAAATAGATTATCCTAACAGTCAAACTCAATTACAAGAAGGCGATCGCTTACTGGTGGTAGGTGAGTCTGAGGAATTAGCCGCATTAGCAGAATTTGCTCAAGGACAGGTAGCTGTTCCCAATGAAAATAACGCTTGTCAATGGGTAACAGTACAAGCCGATTGCCCTATTTTGGGTAAAAATCTAGCAGATGTGATCAATGATGAACAATATGGGGTAAAAGTGCAGGCAATTCGGCGAGATGGCAAGTTTATCCGTTTTCCTCATGGCAGCATAGACTTAAAAACAGGTGATCAAGTCCTGCTATGCGGTAGTTTATCAAGCCTGAATCAACTTCAACAATTTTTTATTGGCGCTTGTGGATTATCCCTAGCGCACCCAACTGTTAAAGTTGGTGAGGTAGAGACTACCTAA